One genomic segment of Streptomyces sp. RerS4 includes these proteins:
- a CDS encoding alpha-ketoacid dehydrogenase subunit beta, with amino-acid sequence MAAVKMSIAKALNESLRKALETDPKVLIMGEDVGKLGGVFRITDGLQKDFGEERVIDTPLAESGIVGTAIGLALRGYRPVVEIQFDGFVFPAYDQIVTQLAKMHARALGKIKLPVVVRIPYAGGIGAVEHHSESPEALFAHVPGLKVVSPSNASDAYWMLQQAILSDDPVIFFEPKRRYWDKGDVDVEAIPGELHKARVARPGTDLTLAAYGPMVKVCLEAAAAAAEEGKSVEVVDLRSMSPVDFDGLQASVERTRRLVVVHEAPVFLGVGAEIAARITERCFYHLEAPVLRVGGFHAPYPPARLEDEYLPGLDRVLDAVDRSLAY; translated from the coding sequence ATGGCTGCCGTGAAGATGTCGATCGCGAAGGCGCTCAACGAGTCGCTGCGCAAGGCCCTGGAGACCGACCCCAAGGTCCTGATCATGGGTGAGGACGTCGGCAAGCTCGGCGGCGTCTTCCGCATCACCGACGGTCTCCAGAAGGACTTCGGCGAGGAGCGGGTCATCGACACCCCGCTCGCCGAGTCGGGCATCGTCGGCACCGCCATCGGCCTGGCCCTGCGCGGGTACCGGCCGGTCGTGGAGATCCAGTTCGACGGGTTCGTCTTCCCGGCCTACGACCAGATCGTCACGCAGCTCGCGAAGATGCACGCCCGCGCGCTCGGCAAGATCAAGCTGCCGGTCGTCGTCCGCATCCCGTACGCCGGCGGCATCGGCGCCGTCGAGCACCACAGCGAGTCCCCCGAGGCGCTCTTCGCGCACGTGCCGGGCCTCAAGGTGGTCTCCCCGTCGAACGCCTCCGACGCCTACTGGATGCTCCAGCAGGCCATCCTGAGCGACGACCCGGTGATCTTCTTCGAGCCGAAGCGCCGCTACTGGGACAAGGGCGACGTCGACGTCGAGGCCATCCCCGGCGAGCTGCACAAGGCGCGCGTCGCCCGCCCCGGCACCGACCTCACCCTGGCGGCCTACGGGCCGATGGTGAAGGTCTGCCTGGAGGCGGCGGCCGCGGCGGCCGAGGAGGGCAAGTCGGTGGAGGTCGTCGACCTGCGCTCGATGTCCCCCGTCGACTTCGACGGGCTCCAGGCCTCGGTGGAGCGCACCCGCCGGCTCGTCGTGGTCCACGAGGCCCCGGTGTTCCTGGGCGTCGGCGCGGAGATCGCCGCTCGCATCACGGAGCGGTGCTTCTACCACCTGGAGGCGCCGGTGCTGCGCGTCGGCGGCTTCCACGCCCCGTACCCGCCGGCCCGCCTGGAGGACGAGTACCTGCCCGGCCTGGACCGGGTGCTCGACGCCGTCGACCGCTCGCTGGCGTACTGA
- the pdhA gene encoding pyruvate dehydrogenase (acetyl-transferring) E1 component subunit alpha — MTVESTAARKPRRSSGTKRAAGAASARKTAAATAQPHDAEPQLVQLLTPEGERVDVNDNPDVAEFAPYVEDITTEDLRGLYRDMVLTRRFDGEATALQRQGELGLWASLLGQEAAQIGSGRALRDDDYVFPTYREHGVAWCRGVDPTNLLGMFRGVNHGGWDPNTNNFHLYTIVIGSQTLHATGYAMGVAKDGADSAVIAYFGDGASSQGDVAEAFTFSAVYNSPVVFFCQNNQWAISEPTERQMRVPLYQRAQGFGFPGVRVDGNDVLACLAVTRWALERARRGEGPTLVEAFTYRMGAHTTSDDPTKYRRDEETAAWEAKDPILRLKAHLLASGGADEAFFEALEAESEALGKRVREVVRAMPDPDTMAIFENVYADGHALVDEERAQFAAYLASFESAEEGH; from the coding sequence GTGACCGTGGAGAGCACTGCCGCGCGCAAGCCGCGACGCAGCAGCGGCACCAAGCGGGCGGCAGGCGCGGCGAGCGCCCGCAAGACCGCCGCTGCCACCGCACAGCCGCACGACGCCGAGCCTCAGCTCGTACAACTGCTGACGCCCGAGGGCGAACGGGTCGATGTCAACGACAACCCCGACGTGGCGGAATTCGCGCCGTACGTCGAGGACATCACCACCGAGGACCTGCGCGGGCTTTACCGCGACATGGTCCTGACCCGCCGTTTCGACGGTGAGGCGACCGCCCTCCAGCGCCAGGGCGAGCTGGGCCTGTGGGCCTCGCTGCTCGGCCAGGAGGCGGCCCAGATCGGTTCCGGCCGCGCCCTGCGCGACGACGACTACGTCTTCCCGACCTACCGTGAGCACGGCGTGGCCTGGTGCCGCGGGGTCGACCCGACGAACCTCCTCGGCATGTTCCGCGGCGTGAACCACGGCGGGTGGGACCCGAACACCAACAACTTCCACCTGTACACGATCGTCATCGGCTCGCAGACCCTGCACGCCACCGGCTACGCCATGGGCGTCGCCAAGGACGGCGCCGACTCGGCCGTGATCGCCTACTTCGGCGACGGCGCGTCCAGCCAGGGCGACGTCGCGGAGGCGTTCACCTTCTCGGCGGTCTACAACTCCCCCGTGGTGTTCTTCTGCCAGAACAACCAGTGGGCCATCTCGGAGCCCACCGAGCGCCAGATGCGCGTCCCGCTGTACCAGCGCGCACAGGGCTTCGGCTTCCCGGGCGTCCGCGTCGACGGCAACGACGTCCTGGCCTGCCTCGCGGTCACCCGCTGGGCGCTGGAGCGGGCGCGCCGGGGCGAGGGCCCGACGCTGGTCGAGGCGTTCACGTACCGCATGGGCGCGCACACCACCTCCGACGACCCGACGAAGTACCGGCGCGACGAGGAGACGGCGGCCTGGGAGGCCAAGGACCCGATCCTGCGCCTGAAGGCCCACCTGCTGGCGAGCGGGGGCGCCGACGAGGCGTTCTTCGAGGCGCTGGAGGCCGAGAGCGAGGCCCTGGGCAAGCGGGTGCGCGAGGTCGTGCGCGCCATGCCCGACCCCGACACCATGGCGATCTTCGAGAACGTCTACGCGGACGGGCACGCGCTCGTCGACGAGGAGCGCGCCCAGTTCGCCGCGTACCTCGCGTCCTTCGAGTCGGCCGAGGAGGGTCACTGA
- a CDS encoding response regulator transcription factor, producing MRETGKITVFLLDDHEVVRRGVHELLSIEDDIEIVGEAGTAADALVRIPATRPDVAVLDVRLPDGSGVEVCREVRSQNEDIKCLMLTSFADDEALFDAIMAGASGYVLKAIRGNELISAVRDVAAGKSLLDPVATARVLERLRDGKNGKGDDRLANLTEQERKILDLIGEGLTNRVIGERLHLAEKTIKNYVSSLLSKLGMERRSQAAAYVARLQAQKR from the coding sequence ATGCGTGAAACCGGAAAAATCACGGTATTCCTCTTGGACGACCACGAAGTGGTACGCCGTGGTGTTCATGAGCTGCTGTCCATCGAAGACGACATCGAGATCGTCGGCGAGGCCGGTACGGCGGCCGACGCGCTGGTCCGCATCCCGGCCACCCGTCCGGACGTGGCCGTGCTCGACGTCCGGCTCCCCGACGGCAGTGGCGTGGAGGTGTGCCGCGAGGTCCGCTCGCAGAACGAGGACATCAAGTGCCTGATGCTCACCTCGTTCGCCGACGACGAGGCGCTGTTCGACGCGATCATGGCGGGCGCCTCGGGCTACGTCCTCAAGGCGATCCGGGGAAACGAGCTGATCAGCGCCGTACGGGACGTGGCGGCCGGCAAGTCCCTGCTGGACCCGGTGGCCACCGCCCGGGTGCTGGAGCGACTGCGTGACGGCAAGAACGGCAAGGGCGACGACCGCCTGGCGAACCTCACCGAGCAGGAACGCAAGATCCTCGACCTGATCGGCGAGGGGCTGACGAACCGGGTCATCGGCGAGCGGCTGCACCTGGCGGAGAAGACCATCAAGAACTACGTGTCCAGCCTGCTGTCGAAGCTGGGCATGGAACGCCGCTCGCAGGCGGCGGCCTACGTGGCCCGCCTCCAGGCGCAGAAGCGCTAG
- a CDS encoding pyridoxamine 5'-phosphate oxidase family protein — MSPEELHAIELLRRVPYGRVATSMRALPFLALARHIVVDGEVVLRMHAGFGYHQACNGSVVSYGADNFNSADSTLWSVQFTGTARLVEPTTTELELFGPGPHFVDGAVFDPVHMRIEPQLVTVHTLDGHLSERGQQYHHAL, encoded by the coding sequence ATGTCCCCTGAGGAACTCCACGCCATCGAACTGCTGCGCCGCGTGCCGTACGGCCGGGTCGCCACCAGCATGCGTGCGCTGCCCTTCCTCGCCCTCGCCCGCCACATCGTGGTGGACGGCGAGGTGGTGCTGAGAATGCACGCGGGATTCGGCTATCACCAGGCCTGCAACGGAAGCGTCGTCTCCTATGGGGCCGACAACTTCAATTCCGCGGACTCCACCCTCTGGTCGGTGCAGTTCACCGGAACGGCCCGATTGGTCGAACCGACCACGACGGAACTGGAGCTGTTCGGACCCGGCCCGCATTTCGTGGACGGCGCCGTCTTCGACCCGGTTCACATGCGTATCGAACCGCAGCTCGTCACCGTGCACACCCTTGACGGACATCTGAGCGAGCGCGGCCAGCAGTACCACCACGCGCTCTGA